From the Natrarchaeobaculum aegyptiacum genome, one window contains:
- a CDS encoding phage tail protein, giving the protein MPEHGPLPSTEFKVELDGAEVPGFLEVKLPKKETEEYDYREGDDAKHTRKMFGDVHYSPLVLARGADEDNGALNDWLKAVEEGNADEARKDIAVVIMDQSGNNAIRYEFSEAWIREYEPPTLNAQANGGAEALAIETFTVEFEEMERKNQ; this is encoded by the coding sequence ATGCCAGAACACGGACCCCTACCAAGCACGGAATTCAAAGTTGAGCTCGACGGCGCTGAAGTCCCCGGTTTCCTCGAAGTCAAGCTGCCGAAAAAGGAAACCGAGGAGTACGATTACCGCGAGGGTGACGACGCAAAACACACCCGGAAGATGTTCGGTGACGTCCATTACTCGCCGCTCGTCCTCGCCCGCGGTGCCGACGAAGACAACGGTGCCCTCAACGACTGGCTGAAGGCCGTCGAAGAGGGCAACGCGGACGAAGCGAGAAAAGACATCGCGGTGGTAATCATGGACCAGTCGGGCAATAACGCGATCCGGTACGAGTTCTCCGAAGCCTGGATCCGCGAGTACGAGCCACCGACGCTGAACGCACAAGCAAACGGCGGTGCCGAGGCACTGGCGATCGAG